Proteins co-encoded in one Hymenobacter swuensis DY53 genomic window:
- a CDS encoding guided entry of tail-anchored proteins factor 1 — MKKLLILLAAFSLSAAAASAQTTPVKAAHGQHMKGGKMHGDKAPKTPEQRADHAAQALTKQLGLSAAQTAQVRQLHLDRARQMQAHKAQAGTSTGTDKKQHHEAMKAEKAQYEAQLKQILSADQYAKYAQLQADKMAKHKAHRQGMKPGAKQGKS, encoded by the coding sequence ATGAAAAAGCTCCTCATCCTTCTCGCTGCCTTCTCCCTTTCCGCCGCTGCTGCCTCGGCCCAGACGACGCCCGTTAAAGCCGCCCACGGCCAGCACATGAAAGGAGGTAAGATGCACGGCGACAAAGCCCCCAAAACGCCTGAGCAGCGCGCCGACCACGCTGCTCAGGCCCTCACCAAGCAGCTTGGCCTCTCAGCTGCCCAAACGGCCCAGGTTCGCCAGCTCCACCTCGACCGGGCCCGCCAGATGCAGGCCCACAAGGCGCAGGCCGGAACCTCCACTGGCACCGACAAAAAGCAGCATCACGAGGCCATGAAGGCTGAAAAAGCACAGTACGAAGCCCAGCTCAAACAAATCCTGAGCGCTGACCAATATGCTAAGTACGCGCAGCTGCAGGCAGATAAAATGGCCAAGCACAAAGCTCACCGGCAAGGCATGAAGCCGGGTGCAAAACAAGGTAAAAGCTAA
- a CDS encoding NADPH-dependent assimilatory sulfite reductase hemoprotein subunit codes for MADTPKLSEVEHVKQASNYLRGTLAESLVNPLTGALYPDDTHLIKFHGSYQQTDRDLDSERKRQKLEPLYSLMIRVRVPGGIASPAQWRRMDKLADEYGNHTLKLTTRQAFQLHGVLKRDLKKTIQGFNEALLDSIAGCGDVNRNVMCNPNPHESPLHAAVYEVSKQISAHLTPRTSAYWDLWLNGEPQFTSVPNEGEEDAEPIYGKTYLPRKFKIALAIPPYNDTDIFANDLGLIAIEERGQLVGFNVAVGGGMGMTFGMPDTYPRLADIIGFVPAEKVVDACEKIVTIQRDWGNRENRKFSRLKYTLDRVGLDVFRAELDARLGYPLEPARPYQFRSSGDAYGWSLQSDGRAHLTLFVEGGRILDRDGYALKTALREIAAFHTGDFRLTGNQNLIVANIAPEHRLSVQAVLQQHGVAIEAGKEYTALRRGALACVALPTCTLAFAEAERYLPELLDRLDRVIRQQGLAQDDILLRMTGCPNGCARPYLGEIGLVGRAVGRYNLYLGAAFNGERMNKLYKEMLDEDGIVRELTPLLADYAQNRQPQERFGDFIIRQGYVQSTESGLTFHE; via the coding sequence ATGGCCGATACCCCCAAACTTTCCGAAGTAGAGCACGTCAAGCAGGCCAGCAACTACCTGCGCGGCACCCTGGCCGAAAGCCTCGTGAACCCGCTCACCGGCGCCCTCTACCCCGACGATACCCACCTGATCAAGTTCCACGGCTCCTACCAGCAAACCGACCGGGACCTGGACTCGGAGCGCAAGCGCCAGAAGCTGGAACCGCTGTACTCGCTCATGATTCGGGTGCGGGTGCCGGGCGGCATTGCCTCGCCGGCCCAGTGGCGGCGCATGGATAAGCTGGCCGATGAGTACGGCAACCACACGCTTAAGCTCACCACCCGCCAGGCCTTTCAGCTGCACGGCGTGCTCAAGCGCGACCTGAAAAAAACCATCCAGGGCTTCAACGAGGCTTTGCTCGACAGCATTGCGGGCTGCGGCGATGTGAACCGCAACGTGATGTGTAACCCCAACCCGCACGAAAGCCCCCTGCACGCGGCCGTGTACGAGGTGTCGAAGCAGATCAGCGCCCACCTCACGCCCCGTACCTCGGCCTACTGGGATTTGTGGCTAAACGGGGAACCGCAGTTCACCAGCGTCCCCAACGAGGGCGAGGAGGACGCCGAGCCCATTTACGGCAAAACCTACCTGCCCCGCAAGTTCAAAATTGCCCTGGCCATCCCGCCTTACAACGACACCGACATCTTCGCCAACGACCTGGGCCTGATTGCCATTGAGGAGCGGGGCCAGCTGGTGGGCTTCAACGTGGCCGTGGGCGGCGGCATGGGCATGACCTTCGGCATGCCCGACACCTACCCCCGCCTTGCCGACATCATCGGCTTCGTGCCCGCCGAGAAAGTGGTAGATGCCTGCGAGAAAATCGTGACGATTCAGCGCGACTGGGGCAACCGCGAAAACCGCAAGTTCTCCCGCCTCAAATACACCCTCGACCGGGTGGGCCTCGATGTATTCCGAGCCGAGCTGGACGCGCGCCTGGGCTACCCGCTGGAGCCCGCCCGCCCCTACCAGTTCCGCAGCTCCGGCGACGCCTACGGCTGGTCGCTCCAGTCCGATGGCCGGGCCCACCTCACGCTGTTCGTGGAAGGCGGCCGCATCCTCGACCGGGACGGCTACGCGCTCAAAACCGCTTTGCGCGAAATTGCCGCCTTCCACACCGGCGACTTCCGCCTCACCGGCAACCAGAACCTCATCGTCGCCAACATTGCCCCCGAGCACCGGCTGAGCGTGCAGGCGGTGTTGCAGCAGCACGGCGTGGCCATCGAGGCCGGCAAGGAATACACGGCCCTGCGGCGCGGGGCGCTGGCCTGCGTAGCCCTGCCCACCTGCACGCTGGCCTTCGCGGAGGCCGAGCGGTATCTTCCGGAATTATTGGATAGATTGGACCGGGTGATTCGCCAACAGGGTCTGGCTCAGGACGATATTCTGCTGCGGATGACGGGCTGCCCCAACGGCTGCGCCCGCCCCTACCTCGGCGAAATCGGGCTGGTGGGCCGGGCCGTGGGCCGCTACAACCTGTACCTCGGTGCCGCTTTCAACGGGGAGCGGATGAACAAGCTCTACAAGGAAATGCTGGATGAAGACGGCATCGTGCGGGAGCTCACGCCCCTGCTCGCCGACTACGCCCAGAACCGCCAGCCCCAGGAGCGGTTTGGTGATTTCATCATCCGCCAGGGCTACGTGCAGTCCACCGAAAGCGGCCTGACGTTTCACGAGTAA
- a CDS encoding EcsC family protein, with protein sequence MSLPTDQQALTELRAWQRQMQQKPTLLNRVTRRVQARLNALLPEKVHVAITAAIQKMVQGVLFGSTHTTQRPVLEGTLQEREERVRARIRAYRNTAALEGGVTGAGGFLLGLADFPLLLGIKLKLLFDIAALYGHDVRSFPERLYLLHIFQLAFSSQHTRRETYQQLAAWPETQQTVTAETFDWRTFQQEYRDYIDLAKLAQLVPVIGAAVGAVANYRLLAQLGETAIMCYRLRWFAEENLLSEKP encoded by the coding sequence ATGTCTCTACCGACCGACCAGCAAGCCCTGACTGAACTACGCGCCTGGCAGCGGCAGATGCAGCAGAAGCCCACGCTGCTGAACCGCGTTACGCGCCGGGTGCAGGCGCGGCTGAATGCGCTGTTGCCGGAAAAAGTGCACGTCGCCATTACTGCGGCCATTCAGAAAATGGTGCAGGGCGTGCTCTTCGGCTCCACGCACACTACCCAGCGGCCGGTGTTGGAAGGCACGCTGCAGGAGCGGGAAGAGCGGGTGCGGGCCCGTATCCGGGCGTACCGTAACACGGCGGCCCTGGAAGGTGGTGTGACCGGAGCCGGCGGCTTCCTGCTGGGCCTCGCCGATTTTCCGCTGCTGCTGGGCATCAAGCTCAAGCTGCTATTCGATATTGCGGCCCTCTATGGCCACGACGTACGCAGTTTTCCCGAGCGGCTCTACCTGCTGCACATCTTTCAGCTGGCCTTCAGCAGCCAGCACACCCGCCGCGAAACCTACCAACAGCTAGCAGCATGGCCCGAAACGCAGCAAACCGTCACGGCCGAAACCTTCGACTGGCGCACCTTCCAGCAGGAGTACCGCGACTATATCGACCTGGCTAAGCTGGCCCAACTGGTGCCGGTGATTGGGGCAGCAGTGGGGGCCGTGGCCAACTATCGGCTGCTGGCGCAGCTCGGCGAAACAGCCATCATGTGCTACCGGCTGCGGTGGTTTGCCGAGGAGAATCTCTTGTCGGAAAAACCGTAG
- a CDS encoding TSUP family transporter — MSLSTNALTQTEPPPAVPDGNRLFPVFLKLEQLHVLLVGGGAVGHEKLSAMLANSPNAAVTVVATWFGAELRALAARHPAVQLREQPYDLTHLVGHDLVIVATDDKALNLQIKADATRQRLLCNVADTPAACDFYLGSIVQKGDLKIAISTNGKSPTIAKRLREMLTHTLPDELHDVLQRMSQIREKVGGDFALKVKSLNAVTAELTGGPAYESPAAARWRKIATGALLAFAAMLVFNILSYYFTWPQVWGAATHAETFWLFVAIGFGAQLIDGLLGMGYGVVTAISLMSLNIAPAAVSASIHTAEMFASGASGYHHYRFGNVNKRLFKALLIPGVLGAIAGAYLLSKFGETYAGYVKPLLAAYLLLLGIRIISKAFSKPGPRKKHKKLGLLAAAGGFLDSFGGGGWGPLVTSTLIAGGRTPQYVIGSVSVTEFFVTFASAVTFFATLGISHWQIILGLILGGVAASPLAARLAGRLPVRWMFVGVGLMVIVWSLWALRKLFM, encoded by the coding sequence ATGTCCCTTTCCACCAACGCCCTAACCCAGACCGAGCCGCCGCCGGCGGTGCCCGATGGCAACCGGCTGTTTCCAGTATTTCTGAAACTGGAACAGCTGCACGTGCTACTGGTGGGCGGCGGGGCTGTGGGCCATGAAAAGCTCTCGGCCATGCTGGCTAACAGCCCCAACGCTGCCGTAACGGTGGTGGCCACCTGGTTTGGGGCCGAGTTGCGGGCCCTGGCGGCTCGCCACCCCGCCGTGCAGCTGCGCGAACAGCCCTACGACCTCACCCACCTCGTCGGCCACGACCTGGTGATTGTGGCCACCGACGACAAAGCCCTCAACCTGCAGATCAAGGCTGACGCCACGCGCCAGCGCCTGCTCTGCAACGTGGCCGACACGCCCGCTGCCTGCGACTTCTACCTGGGCTCCATTGTGCAGAAGGGCGACCTGAAAATCGCCATCAGCACCAACGGCAAGTCGCCCACCATTGCCAAACGCCTGCGCGAAATGCTCACTCACACCCTTCCCGACGAGCTGCACGACGTGCTCCAACGCATGTCGCAGATTCGGGAGAAGGTAGGCGGCGACTTCGCCCTCAAGGTAAAATCCCTGAACGCCGTCACGGCCGAGCTGACCGGCGGCCCGGCCTACGAATCACCCGCCGCGGCTCGGTGGCGCAAAATTGCTACCGGGGCGCTGCTGGCCTTTGCGGCTATGCTGGTGTTCAATATTCTGAGCTACTACTTCACCTGGCCGCAGGTGTGGGGCGCAGCCACCCACGCCGAAACCTTCTGGCTGTTCGTGGCTATCGGCTTCGGCGCGCAGCTCATTGACGGGCTGCTGGGCATGGGCTACGGCGTGGTCACAGCCATTAGTCTGATGAGCCTGAACATTGCGCCCGCCGCCGTGAGTGCCAGCATCCACACCGCCGAAATGTTTGCCAGCGGGGCCTCCGGCTACCACCATTACCGCTTCGGCAACGTGAACAAGCGCCTGTTCAAGGCCCTCCTGATTCCGGGCGTGCTGGGGGCCATTGCGGGTGCGTATCTGCTGTCGAAATTCGGGGAAACGTATGCCGGCTACGTGAAGCCGTTGCTGGCGGCTTATCTGCTCCTCTTAGGTATTCGCATCATCAGCAAGGCGTTCAGCAAGCCTGGCCCGCGCAAGAAGCACAAGAAGCTGGGGCTACTGGCCGCGGCCGGCGGCTTCCTCGATTCGTTCGGTGGGGGCGGCTGGGGGCCGCTCGTGACCAGCACACTCATTGCCGGGGGCCGCACGCCGCAGTACGTTATCGGCTCGGTGAGCGTCACGGAGTTTTTCGTCACGTTTGCCAGCGCCGTCACGTTCTTCGCCACCCTAGGCATCTCGCACTGGCAGATTATCCTGGGTCTGATTCTGGGCGGAGTAGCGGCCTCCCCGCTGGCCGCCCGCCTCGCCGGCCGACTGCCCGTGCGCTGGATGTTTGTGGGCGTGGGCCTGATGGTCATCGTCTGGAGCCTCTGGGCACTGCGGAAGCTGTTCATGTAA
- a CDS encoding Gfo/Idh/MocA family protein: protein MPVSAAVSPVRFVICGVGHIGRRHAALVARHPEAHLAALVDARPELAAELAQEFPGVPFYASLHDYLAHGPAAEVLTVATPNGLHASQAQQGLRAGLHVVIEKPMALRTTDAQAVVEVARQTGRLVFGVMQNRYSPPAAWLKQVMDEGRLGQVHIVQLNCFWNRDERYYTPGSWHGTQALDGGTLFTQFSHFVDLLFWVFGDITNLAARFRNFNHAGLTEFEDSGLITFDLVRGGSGTLQYSTAVWDRNLESSLTVVAEHGSLRLGGQYMDKVDYCHLRDYTMPELAPTNPANQYGPYQGSAANHVHVIDNVVDTLRQRGQATTNALEGLKVVEMIERIYAVKSPERFSQIQEAG, encoded by the coding sequence GTGCCCGTTTCTGCTGCTGTTTCTCCGGTTCGTTTTGTTATCTGCGGTGTGGGCCACATCGGCCGCCGCCACGCCGCGCTGGTGGCCCGGCACCCGGAGGCGCATTTAGCGGCCTTGGTGGACGCGCGGCCGGAGCTGGCCGCCGAGTTGGCCCAGGAGTTTCCGGGCGTGCCGTTTTATGCTTCCCTCCATGACTACCTCGCCCACGGCCCCGCCGCCGAGGTGCTGACGGTGGCCACGCCCAACGGCCTGCACGCGTCCCAGGCTCAACAGGGCTTGCGGGCGGGTTTACACGTTGTCATCGAAAAACCCATGGCCTTGCGCACCACCGATGCCCAAGCGGTGGTAGAAGTAGCCCGGCAAACCGGCCGGCTGGTGTTTGGGGTGATGCAGAACCGCTATTCGCCGCCGGCTGCCTGGCTGAAGCAGGTGATGGACGAAGGCCGCCTCGGGCAGGTACACATAGTGCAGCTCAACTGCTTCTGGAACCGCGACGAGCGGTACTATACGCCCGGCAGCTGGCACGGCACCCAGGCCCTCGACGGCGGCACGCTGTTCACGCAGTTCAGCCATTTCGTGGATTTGCTGTTCTGGGTGTTCGGCGACATCACCAACCTCGCGGCCCGCTTCCGCAACTTCAACCACGCCGGCCTCACCGAATTCGAGGACAGCGGCCTTATCACGTTTGATCTGGTACGCGGTGGCTCTGGTACCCTGCAATACAGCACCGCCGTCTGGGACCGAAACCTGGAAAGCTCCCTCACGGTGGTGGCTGAGCACGGCAGTCTGCGCCTCGGTGGTCAGTACATGGACAAAGTAGACTACTGCCACCTGCGCGACTACACCATGCCCGAACTTGCGCCCACCAACCCCGCCAACCAGTATGGCCCTTACCAGGGCTCGGCCGCCAACCACGTCCACGTTATCGACAACGTAGTGGATACTCTCCGCCAGCGCGGCCAGGCCACCACTAATGCGCTGGAGGGCCTAAAAGTGGTGGAAATGATTGAGCGGATATATGCTGTAAAAAGCCCTGAACGATTCTCTCAGATACAAGAAGCGGGTTGA
- a CDS encoding M48 family metallopeptidase has translation MSLTTIAGFEIDLVRKRMRSLRLTVYAGGRIRVAVPLHTSVAAVEQFITARRAWIEKHQQQFSTREPRPSLHYTSGEQYPYQGRAYELVVETGRAHVTLDETAGQLRLRVPADSSAAQREAVLVAFYRQQLKQLVPELLLKWEPVVGRPAASWGVKQMRTRWGTCNIGARRIWLNLELMKRPLLCLEYVVVHELTHLHERLHNARFWGLMDQFMPDWRTHKAELNRVHLAPGTPSDAD, from the coding sequence ATGTCCCTTACCACTATTGCCGGCTTCGAAATAGACCTTGTGCGCAAACGCATGCGCAGCCTGCGCCTAACGGTATACGCCGGCGGGCGAATTCGGGTAGCTGTGCCCTTGCACACGTCGGTGGCGGCAGTGGAGCAGTTTATAACCGCCCGCCGCGCCTGGATTGAGAAACACCAGCAGCAGTTTTCCACCCGGGAACCCCGGCCCAGCCTGCACTATACCTCCGGCGAGCAATACCCGTACCAGGGCCGCGCTTACGAACTGGTAGTGGAAACCGGCCGCGCCCACGTGACACTGGACGAAACCGCTGGCCAGCTCCGCCTACGCGTGCCCGCCGACAGCAGCGCAGCACAGCGGGAAGCGGTATTAGTGGCCTTTTATCGACAGCAGCTGAAGCAGCTGGTGCCGGAATTACTCCTAAAATGGGAACCGGTAGTGGGCCGGCCGGCCGCCAGCTGGGGCGTGAAGCAGATGCGCACCCGTTGGGGCACCTGTAACATCGGGGCGCGGCGCATCTGGCTGAACCTGGAGCTAATGAAACGCCCGCTACTTTGTCTGGAATACGTGGTGGTACACGAGCTGACGCACCTGCATGAGCGGCTGCACAACGCCCGTTTCTGGGGCCTTATGGACCAATTCATGCCCGACTGGCGCACGCACAAGGCCGAGCTGAACCGCGTGCATCTGGCTCCCGGCACCCCATCGGATGCCGACTGA
- a CDS encoding amino acid permease — MLRKSLELLRQEAAETGAGTLKRSLNGFNLITIGIGVIIGAGLFSLTGIAAANNAGPAVTLSFVVAAVGCAFSALCYAEFASMVPVAGSAYTYAYATMGELFAWIIGWDLVLEYSVGAATVAISWSQYLLKFLSKYGIIVPPQLVMSPFETATLADGSIVHGFVNIPAMLIVLAITLIIIRGTSGSAWFNALVVTLKVSVVLVFIALGWQYIDPANYQPYIPQNTGTFGEFGWSGILRGAGVVFFVFIGFDIVATMAQETKNPQRNMPIGIIGSLVICTILFVLFGHVMTGLANYTEFKNSAAPVAIAIEKTPYAWLSSAVILAIIIGYTSVILVDLLGQSRVFFSMAKDGLLPPVFARIHERFRTPLQSNLLLGLFIALFAGFVPISVVGEMTSIGTLLAFVMVCVGILIMRKREPDAPRGFRTPFVPLVPILGILTCVVMMLALPWETWLRLAVWLAIGLAIYFGYGRKHSKLGQNNAAQQAA, encoded by the coding sequence ATGCTCAGAAAATCACTGGAACTGCTGCGGCAGGAGGCGGCCGAAACCGGCGCCGGAACGCTTAAACGAAGTCTGAACGGCTTCAACCTCATCACCATCGGCATCGGCGTGATTATCGGAGCAGGCTTGTTCTCGCTCACCGGTATTGCCGCCGCCAACAACGCCGGTCCGGCCGTGACGCTCTCGTTTGTGGTGGCGGCAGTGGGCTGCGCTTTTTCGGCGCTGTGCTACGCCGAGTTTGCCTCCATGGTGCCCGTGGCCGGCTCGGCCTACACCTATGCCTACGCTACCATGGGCGAACTGTTTGCCTGGATTATCGGCTGGGATTTGGTGCTCGAATACTCGGTGGGCGCGGCCACCGTGGCCATCAGCTGGTCGCAGTACCTGCTCAAATTCCTGAGCAAATACGGCATCATTGTGCCGCCGCAGCTGGTGATGTCGCCGTTTGAAACAGCTACGCTGGCCGACGGCAGTATTGTGCACGGCTTCGTCAACATTCCAGCTATGTTGATCGTGTTGGCCATCACCCTGATTATCATTCGCGGTACGTCGGGTTCGGCGTGGTTTAACGCGCTGGTGGTTACACTGAAGGTGTCGGTGGTGCTAGTGTTCATTGCGTTAGGCTGGCAGTACATCGACCCGGCCAATTACCAACCCTACATTCCGCAGAACACCGGCACCTTTGGCGAGTTCGGCTGGAGCGGGATTCTGCGCGGGGCGGGCGTGGTGTTCTTCGTGTTCATCGGCTTCGACATTGTGGCCACCATGGCCCAGGAAACCAAGAATCCGCAGCGTAACATGCCCATTGGCATCATTGGCTCGCTCGTTATCTGCACTATTCTGTTCGTGCTCTTCGGGCACGTGATGACCGGCTTGGCCAACTACACCGAGTTCAAGAACAGCGCCGCGCCGGTGGCTATTGCCATCGAGAAAACGCCCTACGCCTGGCTGTCGTCGGCCGTAATTCTGGCCATCATCATCGGCTACACTTCCGTGATTCTGGTGGACTTGCTGGGCCAGAGCCGGGTGTTTTTCAGCATGGCAAAAGACGGCCTGCTGCCCCCGGTTTTTGCGCGCATTCACGAGCGGTTCCGCACGCCGCTGCAGTCGAATCTGCTGCTGGGGCTGTTCATTGCGCTGTTTGCCGGCTTCGTGCCGATTTCGGTGGTAGGTGAGATGACAAGCATCGGCACACTGCTGGCCTTCGTGATGGTGTGCGTGGGCATCCTGATCATGCGCAAGCGGGAGCCGGATGCGCCGCGCGGTTTTCGTACGCCTTTCGTGCCGCTGGTACCCATCCTCGGCATCCTGACCTGCGTGGTGATGATGCTGGCGCTGCCTTGGGAAACGTGGTTGCGGCTGGCGGTGTGGCTGGCTATCGGCCTGGCCATCTACTTCGGCTACGGCCGCAAGCACAGCAAACTGGGGCAGAATAATGCGGCGCAACAAGCTGCGTAA
- a CDS encoding DUF2490 domain-containing protein, protein MLLLTRPLLAQKQYVREQQTWLGVFNQTRFSQHWGSWTDLHLRLHDHFVQAKFQTVARVGLTYYLTDDVRLTGGYAYVHHFPDGTRTVGQPEHRPWQQVQWFTKFPKARLMQWVRLEERFRRTIRQNERTDDFDFNYRTRYNAALFLPLTKRGFEPGGWQFLLNNEVMMNFGKEIRLNYFDQNRLFAGVVYPLNKHAQLHAGYMHLFQQLPAGSTYRNQHTIRVFYFHNFDLRPTAPAVPVPNPAP, encoded by the coding sequence TTGCTGCTTCTGACCCGGCCTTTGCTAGCGCAGAAACAGTACGTGCGCGAGCAGCAGACGTGGCTGGGCGTGTTCAACCAGACCCGGTTTTCGCAGCACTGGGGCAGCTGGACCGACCTGCACCTGCGCCTGCACGACCATTTCGTGCAAGCCAAATTCCAGACGGTAGCGCGCGTGGGCCTCACCTACTACCTCACCGATGACGTGCGCCTCACCGGCGGCTACGCCTACGTGCATCACTTCCCCGACGGCACCCGCACTGTGGGCCAGCCCGAGCACCGTCCCTGGCAGCAGGTGCAGTGGTTCACCAAGTTCCCGAAGGCCCGCCTGATGCAGTGGGTGCGGCTGGAAGAACGATTCCGGCGCACTATCCGGCAGAATGAGCGCACCGACGACTTCGATTTCAACTACCGCACCCGCTACAACGCCGCCCTGTTTCTGCCGCTTACCAAGCGGGGTTTTGAGCCCGGCGGCTGGCAGTTTCTGCTCAACAACGAGGTGATGATGAATTTCGGCAAGGAAATTCGGCTGAATTATTTCGACCAGAACCGGCTGTTTGCCGGCGTGGTGTACCCGCTCAACAAGCACGCGCAGCTCCATGCCGGCTACATGCACCTGTTTCAGCAATTACCGGCCGGCAGCACCTACCGGAACCAGCATACCATCCGGGTTTTCTACTTCCACAACTTCGATTTGCGCCCCACGGCCCCGGCCGTGCCGGTGCCAAACCCAGCACCCTGA